The sequence below is a genomic window from Gemmatimonadales bacterium.
TGGACATCGCGCCCGGCGCGGTCATCCCCGATCACTCCCATCCCCACGAGCAGTGGACCCTGTTACTGAGCGGCTCCTTCGAACTGACGGTCTCCGGCGTCAAGCACGTCTTGCGACCCGGGCAGCTGCTGTATATCGCACCCCATGAGCGCCATTCCGCGCGCGCCCTGACTGCCTGCGCCGTCATCGATGTGTTCCATCCGCCTCGCGATGACTACCGCTGACACGATGCCTGAGCCCAGCGGGGACCCGAGAGTCTTTTTCGCGGCTGAGCGAACGATGCTGGCGTGGCTCCGCACCGGCATCGCAGTCATGGGGTTCGGGTTCGTGGTGGCCCGGTTCGGGTTGTTCCTGCGCCTGCTCCACGAGCAGGCGGGGCGTCAAATCGGTCACGGCGTGTCGCCCTACCTTGGGGCTGCCCTTGTCGTCCTGGGCGTCATCGCCACCGCTGGCGGGGCGCTACAGTATCAACGCTATGTCGGGTCGCTGCCGCTGGGCGACCGGCCCCCGCGCTCCAGTCCACGCTTCGTGCTGGCACTGAGTTGGGCGCTCGTCATCATCGGGGTGGTGCTCGCCGTGATCCTCCTCGTATGAGGACCACGTCACGCTAGCTCAGCCTGACTACCCCTTCCTTCGCTGCGCCTCGAACTGGCGGAGAAGCTGCAGCTGCGCGAGCAGGATCGCCTGTTGGAGATTCACTGCAGCTGGCAAGCCGGTCTGGACTGTCGTGGACATCGGTGACTCCTTTCCGTATGTGGAGAAGGCCGTCGGAGCGTTTCCTGATCCCCCATATATAGAGATGCGGAGTTCACCACGAAAATCGGACACCCTATGTCGCGGAGTATCTGCGCGGTGAGATCAGGCGCAGGTGGAGCCTGTCGGTATCAGGCGATTGTCACCCTGCTGGCCTGTTCGGCCTGCGGCCCGAGCCCTCGCACCGATGATTCGCACCGGACTCCGCCCGTGCCGGTAGCAACTCTTCCCCTGACCTCTGCTGGCGGGCTGCCCTTCATCCGAGTGGAGACGGACAGTTCGCCACCCCACCTCTGGCTGCTCGATTCCGGCTTCGAGACCAGCGTCGTCAACCGACGCTATGCGGACTCGCTACGCCTGCCCGCGTATGTCCACGGTGAGGCAGACGCGCCTGGCGGTCATACCGATGCCGGCGTCGTGCCGGGAATCCCGCTCCACCTCGGGCAGGCCACGTTTCGCCCGGACAGTCTCACCGTCATCGATTTGCACCACGTCGAGCCGCTTATCGGCCTGGCGTACGCTGGGATCCTCGGCCACGATTTCCTGACCCGGTACGTGACGAGGCTCGACTACGATCGGCAGGTGGTCGAACTGTTCGAGCCGAACCAATTCGTGTATGGAGGGACCGGCCGTATCCTGCCGGTCTGGATCGAGGCCGACCAGCCCTTCGCGCTGGGCCTGCTCTATCTGAACGGTCGGGCCGTGCCCGCCAAGCTGAAGCTCGATACGGGGAGTCTCGACGTTCTCGGCCTGAATGGCTCCTTTGTGCAACAGGCCGAGCTGACACAAGGAGTCTCCAAGCGCCTCCCCGCATTGGGCGCCGCGATCGGCGGCAAGGTCGCGGGCCACGTCATGCGGCTGGACAGTCTGACCATTGCCGGTACCACCGTGGCCAGGCCGATCGCGGCCTTTTCGGCGGATGTGGAACGCAGAGGTGACGCCGGGACAGTCGGCGTGGGCCTGCTGAGTCGGTTCAACCTCGTGTTCGACTACGCCGGGCGCCGCGTCATCCTCGAGCCGACGGCTCGCACCCATGCACCGATGGGGTACGATGCGAGTGGCCTGTTGCTGACCAGCGTCGGGCCTGACTTTCGACGCATTACGGTTCTCGGCGTCGATCGAGGCTCTCCCGCCGACACCGCAGGCGTCCGCCGGCGCGATGTCCTTGTCGCGATCGGCGGCCAACCATCGGCCCAGCTCGGCCTGAGCCGCATTCGTGAAAAGCTCTCTCAGCCCGACACGAAACTTTCATTGACGTTCCTGCGCCGAGGCGACGAGCGCCACGTAGTGCTGCGATTGCGCGCACGCCTATAGCAACCTCTTGACAGCCTCAGTACCTCGCCGTACATCAGCCGTCACCACGACAAACGCACACCGGGCGACAACCCACCTGCCCGCCCTCGCGCCAGGCGTGGGTTCCGGATTGATCACGCCTTCGCCTCACCCATCCTCGCCGATCATGTGACGAGTTGCCGATACGATCACGAAGTTCGGTAGCGCGGCTGGTCGGATCACTCGCTCCTGGTCGTGGACCTGGCAGTCGCGGGTGGGCCGGGGCCCCGCTCCACTGCACCATTCTAGGAGCGCACATGCAAGGAGCCGGTGGCACCTCCGGCGGCCTCGGTACCTTCTTCCTGGGCCTCGGCATGATCGTGGTAGGCGGCTATCTCCTGCTCACCCGCGTCACCGTCGGCAGCGGAGCTTGGCTGCTGTGGGGCTACAATGCGTTCGGGCTCTCAATGCTGCCGCTGCTCGTCGGTGTAGGTTGGCTCTTTTTTGACGGTCGGAGTGTCGGAGGCTGGCTGCTGACGGCCGCTGGTGCGCTCATTATCGTGGTGGGAATCATCGCCAACCTCCATATCTACGTTGCGCCCGCCTCGCTGTTCGACACCCTCATGATATTGGGTCTCCTGGCCGGAGGCATCGGTCTGGAGGCGCGCTCGCTGCGCCCACATTCATGAGCATGGGCATGGTCCGTTGCTTCGGCTCCGCCCCGCCTCTCTGCCTGGTGTTCGCGCTCTGGACGGCGCTCCCGCTTCGCGCTCAAGACCTCGAAGCGGCGGACGTCCGAGTGACCCTGGATTCTGCCCTGCGGATTGCCGACCGAGTCGCGGCCGCCGCGTTTCCTGATTTATCGAACTACATCCTCTACTCGATCACCCCGCGGAGCTTCAAGGCCGATCCGGGCGGACTGCTCTGGCAGGTGCGGTGGCAGGCGCGGGCCTTTCCCCATCGGCAGTGGATCGTGGTGCGCGTCTATATGAAGGATGGTCACACGACAGCCGAACGAGAGGATGAGACCCCGGGGCCGAGTCCGGGTCAGGCGGCTCCCCCTCGCCAGGATCGGCCGTGAATTGGTCTGACGGACGGGCGGCGTAACCGCATGGGAACCGCCACCCGCACCAGTCGCATCATCGGTACGCTGATCCTCGCACAGATGGCCGGCAGCGCCCTGGTCTACGGCGTCTTGACGGCGCCGCTCTTTGGCGCACCGGACTTCCTCGCGACCGCAGCGGCTCATTCACAGCAGATCGGCCTGTCCGTACTCCTCGGACTCGTCACCGGCGCACTCTTCGTCGCCATCGCCATCACGGCGTTCCCGATCTTCTGTCAGTACAGCCAGGCGCTCGCATTCTGGTTCATGGCGCTGGCGGTGGTCGCCCTCGCCGTCACCGCCGTCGAGCACGCGGGTATGATGTCGATGGTGTCGTTGAGCGAGGCATACGCCAGGGCAGGTCCTGCCGAACGCGATCAACTCCGGGCGCTTCGCGTCGTGGTGACCTCGGCACGGAATTGGACGCACTATCTAGGTCGGATCGCCGACGGCAGCGCCCTCCTCGTGCTCTACGCGGTGCTGTACCGATTCGCACTGGTTCCGCGTGCGCTGGCCGCCTTTGGCCTCCTGGCGGTCATGCTGCAACTGACGACGCTGGCGGGACCCCTCTTCGGGCGTCCTGTGGTGGTCCCCATGCTCGCGCCGCTGGGGGTGAGTCAGCTGGCCCTGGCGCTGTGGCTTATCATCAAGGGATTCCGGACTGCTTAGACATCCACATCCGCCTGAGGTAGTCAACAGGCCAATGTGAATCCCAAGGCCGTCGAGCGGTTCATTACGCTCGACGACAAGACCTTCCAGAACCGCGACCCGGACATGATCCGGAAGCTGTGTGGGCTCGGCCTCGCCTTCTTCCAGCATCGCCTCGCCGGCAGTCCGTTCCAGTGGGCGGATGTCAAGTCCGCGGTGCAAACAGAGGAGGAGCTGCGCAGGGTGGCCACCGCGGTGACCGGTGGCGCCGCTACGACTTCGCCGTGAACGTGACCTTGATGTCCACCTTGCCCATTCCGCCCTCCGCCTGCTTCGAGGTCACGCCAGTGCAGGTGTAGTCGCCCGACACCAGCGCGGCCGTCACCTGCGCCTTCCCCGAGCACTGCGACTTCTCGCCCGGCATGATCCCGCCCGTCGCCAGGAACTTGCCCCGGCCCACCGTGATCCCGATCTCCTTGGACTCGCCGTAGGTGACGAGCACGTCACCCTCGGCCGACCCCGACACGCCGAACTGGAGCCAGGTCGACTCGCCATCGCCGTAGCTCGCCTTGGTGTTGAGCGGTATCTCCTGGCTGATCTTGCTGGAGCCGGTGACCGTGACCGTGGCGCCGCCGCCGGTGAACTGGCGCTCGCTGATGGTGGGGAAGCGCCAACACGACGCACGCAGGGTGGAGCGGAAGGCGGCGCATGGGAGTGCTCTTTGCGGGGGTGGAGGGTGGCCTGCCCGGAGAGAGTCTACCCCCGGAAGTGCGCCTGGCAAGATCGGGGCACGGTCCTAGATTTCCTCATCCGTTCACCACGACCCTCTTCCCCGGGTGGGAGCCATGGCCAAATTCGCAAACATTCTCGAGACGATCGGCAATACGCCGGTCGTCAAAGTCGGCAAGCTGGCACCCAAGGGCATCGACCTCTTCGTCAAGATCGAAGCGGTCAACCCGCTCGGCTCAGTGAAGGATCGCCTGGCGCTCGGTGTGATCGAGGACGCCGAGCGGAGGGGCGTGCTCAAACCCGGCCAGACCGTGGTCGAGGCCACCAGCGGCAACACCGGCATCGGGCTGGCCATGGTGTGTGCGCAAAAGGGGTATCCGCTGGTCGTCACCATGGCTGAGTCGTTCAGCTTGGAGCGCCGCAAGCTGATGCGTTTCCTCGGTGCCAAGGTCGTACTCACGCCGCCGCCGGCCGGCGGGACCGGAATGGTGAACAAGGCGGTGGAGCTCGCGGAGACGAACGGCTGGTTTCTCACCCGGCAGTTCGAGAACGAGGCGAACGCCGACATCCATTCGCGCACAACTGCGCGGGAGATCCTGACCGACTTCGCCGGTGAGCGGCTCGACTACTGGGTCACCGGTTTCGGAACGGGCGGCACCCTCAAGGGGGTGGGCCGGGTGCTCGCGAAGGAGCGGCCGGAGACCCGGATCGTCCTGGCGGAGCCCGCGGACGCGCCTCTCGTCTCGAGCGGCACGCGGCAGGAGCGCAACCCCGACGGGACGCCGGCCGCTAGGCATCCTGCGTGGAAGCCGCATCCGATCCAGGGCTGGAGTCCCGACTTCATTCCGAAGCTCGCGAGCGATGCCGTGGAGGCGGGACTGGTCCACCGCACGATCACCGTCCCCGCGCCCGAGGCGATCCGATGGAGCAAGCAGCTTGCGGCGAAAGAAGGGATCTTCGTGGGCATCTCCGCTGGCGGCACCTTCGCGGCGGCGATGGAAGTGGCCCAGGCCGCGGCGGCCGGATCGACGATCCTCTGCATGCTGCCCGACACGGGGGAGCGGTATCTCACGACGCCGTTGTTCGCCGACGTGCCGGTGGATATGACGGCAGACGAGGTCGCCATCCTGCGATCGACGCCGATGTTTGCCGACCAGCCGGCGGGGACACCGGCGCCGGCTGGGCGCTGATCAAGAAAGGTGGGGCAGGGTGGGGCAGCGTGAGGCAGGGTGAGGCAAGGCGCTGATCCGTCGGGCCGTGACCCTGCCCCACCTTGCCCCACTCTGCCCCACCTTGCAACCTTGTCTGTCCCGGAGGAGTCCCCACATGTCGCGCTTTGGCAAGCTGCTTATCATCATCGCCCTGATGCTGGTGGCGATGCTGCTCATCACCTACCTCAATCCGAACATCAAGGCCTTCGCCTCGACCCTCGCAGGCTCCAAGCTGCCCCTCTGGCTGGTCGGACTGGCCGCGCCGATCCTCTACGCCTTCAAGGGCCTCGCCAACCTGCTCGGCGGTCTGGTGGGAGAGGGTCCGACCGAAAAGACCATTCGGGAGAAGAACGAGGCGATCAGCGCACGGCTCGAGGGCCTGGAGCGGAGCGTGAAGCAGCTGGATGAGTGGCGGACCCGGGAGATCGCCACCCGGATGGACGCGATCCAGGCGCGCGAGAAACAGATCGCACCGCTGGAGGCACGGGCCAGGAGCCTCGACCAGTCCATCGACGACCTCCTGCGCGAGCGGGACCAGATCCCCACGATCCAGGATGATCCCGGTCTCATCGAATAGGCTCACCCCTGTTCCGACAGGAGCATTCATGAAGGCGCCAGCCGTGGTCCTGCTGCTTGGTCTGGTCGCACCCACCCTGAGTCCACTTCCCGCCCAGGATACCCCCAACAGGGTCATCAAGGACGTCCCCAATCCGATCAGGGTCCGCGTGGTCCGGACCGACATCCTCCGGGTCGACGCCGACACCGCATACGTCTACAACAAGGCGGCCTACAAGGTCCTGATCCGCAGGCTGGCGCTCGACAGCGCACTGATCGACTCGCTCCGGGCGCGGGTCGGCGTGGCCGGCGCGATCGACAGCCTGCGCCAGCAGAACATCAAGGATTTTGCAGCGGTTGTGCAGATCCAGAACCAGACCTACGACACTCTGCACGCACGATTCGCGACAGCGGACAGCCTCGGCAAGGAATCCGTGCGCAACACCGCCGCGGCGCTGGCCTACGCCCGGCGGGTGAAGACCGCCAGCATCGTGGCCGGCGGCCTGGTCGGCGGGGTGGTCGGAGGTCTGGGCATCAAGCCCTCGGGAAAGAATTTCGACTGGGGAGGCTTCACCATCGGCGCCGCGCTCGGCGCCACCGCCAACTGGCTCCTGTTCAAGGTCGTGCGTTGACGCGGCTCGGAGGAACTATGGCTGTTCGCGCTACTGTGGCGCTCGCTTTCCTGCTCGGCACCGGCGCCGGTCCGCTGGCCGGGCAGAACGGGATCCAGGATGTCACCGACCAGACCACGACGGCCCGCACCCAGCCGTCCACCAGGCCGCCCGCAGCGCGGCCTGCGCCTGCCAGGCCGGCGCCACCGAGGCCGGACACGGTCCGGATTCCGGCGTCGGCGCCGGACTCGTCCTTCGCGATGATGCAGCGGCTGCTGCGTCGGGGTGACTCCCTGCAGTCGCTCATCAACCAGAAGATGCCCGCCGATGCGGCTGCGCTCAAGGATTACCGGGACGCGGCCTCCTTCGCCTGGTGGATCATGGGGATCTGGCTCGCCCTCACCCTGCTGTACATCCTGTGGGCGATCAACCGCTACGTCTCCAACTACGGGCTGTCCAACCGGGAGTGGAAGATTCTCTACCCGGAGATCTACGAGACCTGGCTGGACCGGCTCCTCACCGGGCTGCTCGGCGGCAAGAGCTATCGGGAGCGGCGGGACGAGCTCATCGCCTACCGGAAGCAACAGCGGCTCGAGGCAGCAAACATCACGGAGGACGGACCGGCGGCGCCCGCCGCATCCGACGTCGAGCCGTTCGAGGAGCCCCAGAAGAACCCCTACGAGCAGGATTCCTTCGGTCTGCCGCCCGGCACCATCCGGGGGATGCTCGCGCTGTCCGGGCTGGTGGTGTTCGTGGTGATGGAGTGCGTGAACCTGTACGCCCCTGGAAGCCTGGAGCCGCAGTTCCAGGGGCTGGTGACCGCCTTCCAGATGGTCCTTGCCTTCTACTTCGGCTCCCGGGCGGTCGAGGTGTTGCAGACGAAGGCCGCCGAGGCCCAGGTGGCGGTGGCCGCGGAAAGCAAGCCGGTGGTCGCGGTCGTGCCGGCGCAGACGGGGGGCGTGCCGGCCGGGTCGCCCACCGATGCGTCGGTGCCCGTTGCGCCCGCAGCCGTCATTCTACCGGCCGAAGCCGTCCAGCTCCCCGCCAGCCGTTCCCAGGTCCGATTCGCGAACTTCGTGGCCGCGGCCAAGGACGACGGGTCCGCCCCGGCCAGCGCCGCCGGTCGCACGCTGACGCAGAGTACGCCGCTGGGCGTGCGGGTGCTCGCCCTGACCGCATCCTTCGAGACCGGACGCGGGTTTCCCGACTGCTTCGGCGGCGTGGCCGGCAACTTCGACCACCAGGGGCTGAGCTGGGGCGCGCTGCAGTGGAACATCGGCCAGGGCACACTGCAGTCGCTCTGGAAGGAGATGCGGGAGAGAAACGAGGCGGAGCTCCGGACGATCCTGGGAACTCTCTATGACGAGTTCTCCCGCATGCTGGACCGCCCCAAAGAGGAACAGATGCGATGGGCCCTCGGCATCCAATCGCTGGTAGCCAATCGCGCCAACACCTGGCGCATCGCGGATAACTGGAAGAGCAGCCTCTCGGCCATGGGCAAGAGCGAGCCGATGATCGCGATCCAGGTGGCCCGGGCCGACGCGTTCCTGCAGATCGCCCTGGGGTTCTGCCGGGACTATGGACTGACCACCGAGCGCGGGGCGGCGCTCATGTTCGACATCCGGGTCCAGAACGGGAGCGTGGACCGGGGAGGCGCCGGCGAGCAGATTCGCAGAGACATCGAGCTCATCAATCCCGCGCTCTCCCCAGCGGAGCAGGAGGTCGAGCGCATGCGGATCGTAGCGCGCCGGCGCGCCGGCGTCTCGGCGCCGGCGTGGCGGGCGGATGTGCTCGCCCGGAAGCTGACGATCGCGGAAGGCAAGGGGCGGGTCCACGGGAGGACGTACGATGTGGAGGCCGAGTTCGGGCTCGGGCTCACGCCGTTGGCCAGGCCGGCATCGGCCCCGATCATCGCATGACTGCTGGCGCTATTCCTCCTCCCATGCGAGCCATCGTGGTTCACGCCCTGGGCGACCCCGGGGTGCTGACCCTCCGGTCCCACCCGGCTCCACAGCCCGGCCCCGGGGAGGTTCTGGTCCGAGTCCGCGCCGTGGGAGTGAACTTCTCCGACACCGAGCGCCGCCGCGGCATCTACGATCCTCCGATGCTGCCCTGGATTCCGGGGAACGAGGCCGCCGGCGTGGTGGAGGGAATCGGCCCCGGGGTGGACAAGACGTGGCTGGGGCGCCGGGTCGGGTTCTGGGCCATGCGCACCAGCGGCACCTACGCGGAGTACGCGGTGGTGGCGGCCACTGCCCTCTTCTCGCTGCTCGACGGTGTGCCGTTCGAGGTGGGGGCCGCACTTCCTGTTCAGGGCCTCACCGCGTATGGCCTGGCTCACTTCTCGACCGAGCTGGCGCCGGGGCAGAGCGCTCTGGTGCACGCGGCCGCGGGCGGGGTGGGCGCACTCCTCGTTCAACTCCTGCGCCTGCGTGGCGTCCGCGTCCTCGGTACCGCATCCACTCCCGCCAAGCAGGCGCTGGTCCGAGAGCTGGGCGCTGTCGCCCTGCCCTATGGTCCGGGCTTGCCGGAGCTGGTTCGCGAGGCAAACGGCGGCGGCGGGGTCGACGCCGTGTTCGATTCGGTCGGCCGCGCCACTCGGGACGACAGCCTCGCGGTGCTGGCACTCTACGGCCACCTGGTCTTCTTCGGAGAGGCCAGCGGATCTCCCGCTCCGATCCATCCTGACGAGCTCTACGGCCGCAACCTGCGGGTCAGCAGCTTCTGGCTTGCCGCCGACCCTCCCGAGCGATGGGACGCGGCCCGTCGCGAGCTGCAGGATCGAGTCCTGGCGAAGACGCTCCGGGTGAGCGTGGGCGAGACCTATCCCCTGGAGCAGGCGTCCGAGGCCCACCGCAGGCTGGAGCAGCGCCAGACCACCGGCAAGCTCCTCCTGCATCCCTGACCCGGCGCGACCCATGAGAGCGTCGGTCTTCATCGCGACCAGCCTGGACGGGTACATCGCCCGGGAGGACGGCGGACTGGATTGGCTTCCGGCCGACGGCGGCGAGCCGCACGGCTACAGCGAGTTCATCGCCACCGTGGATGCGATCGTGATCGGCCGGAAGACCTTCGAGACAGTGCTAAGCTTCGAGAATTGGCCGTATGGAACCACGCCAGTGGTCGTGCTCAGCACGACATTGAGCGCAGCCGCGGTACCGGAGGGCGCGGTCTGCGAGGTGATGGCCGGCTCACCCCAGGACATCGTGGACCGGTTGGGACGTCGCGGGATGCAGCATCTCTACATCGACGGCGGAATCACCATCCAGCGTTTCCTCCAGGCCGGACTGATTCAGCGGGTGATCATCACCCGCATCCCGGTGCTCCTCGGAGGCGGGATTCCCCTGTTTGGAAGGATCTCGCAGGATATACGGCTGGAGCACGTGGCCACGCGGTCGTATGCCAGCGGACTGGTGCAGAGCGAGTACGTGATTCCCGGCTGACACGGCGGCAAGGAACCGAGCTCAGCTCCGGCCGCCGCTCACGATGAGCACGATGGCGCCGAGTGCCCCGGCCACACCGGTAATCTGCAGTGCGTTGAGTCGCTCGCCCAGGACCACCCGCGCCAGCAGCACCGTGCTGGCAGGGTAGAGAGATGAGAGGGTGACCACGACGCTGAGTGGTCCCTGCCGCGCGGCGAGCAAATAGAGCGCGTTAGCCGACATATCGATGACGCCGCACACCAGTACCAGCACCAGGACCCGGGGCGGCATCCGAAGCGACTCCCGCCGGGTGAGCGCCGCCACCCCGAAGAACATCGACGACAACGCCCGCGCCACCAGGATCGGCCACATACCGGCGCTCGATCGGCTCTGCGCCAGCGACAGGAAGAAGAGTCCGATCCCGACGCCCGACACCAGCGCTATCGCCATCCCGGGCGGAAGCCGCTTCGCTCGACCGGCGCCGTGCGTGCCCGTCTCCGCCGTCCTCTGCTGGCTCACCAGAACGATCGACACCACACCGAGGATGATGCCCGCGACTGCCATCGGGACGGGCCGCTCACCCAGCAGCACCGATACCAGGACCGGGATGGCGACGGCGCATACCGCGGTCGTGGGAGCCACGACGGCCATCCTGCCGATGGCGAGGGCGCGATACAAGAGCGCCACGCCCGCGCCTCCGGTGAGTCCTGCGGCCGCACCCCAGAGCAGATCCCCCCGCGAGGGCGACGCGTTCGGAAGCAGCGGCAGCAGCAGCGCGAGCAGGACCAGGCCGCTCACTTGGGAGAGGAATACGACCGGGATCGTCCGTCCAAGCCGGGTCGCGGCGCCGCCGGTGAAATCGGCGGCGCCGTAAAGGATGGCGGACGCAAGGGCGAGGAGATAGGGCATCCAGAAGAATAACGATCACGGCGACAGGGCCGACCGA
It includes:
- a CDS encoding dihydrofolate reductase family protein, which codes for MRASVFIATSLDGYIAREDGGLDWLPADGGEPHGYSEFIATVDAIVIGRKTFETVLSFENWPYGTTPVVVLSTTLSAAAVPEGAVCEVMAGSPQDIVDRLGRRGMQHLYIDGGITIQRFLQAGLIQRVIITRIPVLLGGGIPLFGRISQDIRLEHVATRSYASGLVQSEYVIPG
- a CDS encoding PDZ domain-containing protein; this translates as METDSSPPHLWLLDSGFETSVVNRRYADSLRLPAYVHGEADAPGGHTDAGVVPGIPLHLGQATFRPDSLTVIDLHHVEPLIGLAYAGILGHDFLTRYVTRLDYDRQVVELFEPNQFVYGGTGRILPVWIEADQPFALGLLYLNGRAVPAKLKLDTGSLDVLGLNGSFVQQAELTQGVSKRLPALGAAIGGKVAGHVMRLDSLTIAGTTVARPIAAFSADVERRGDAGTVGVGLLSRFNLVFDYAGRRVILEPTARTHAPMGYDASGLLLTSVGPDFRRITVLGVDRGSPADTAGVRRRDVLVAIGGQPSAQLGLSRIREKLSQPDTKLSLTFLRRGDERHVVLRLRARL
- a CDS encoding EamA family transporter yields the protein MPYLLALASAILYGAADFTGGAATRLGRTIPVVFLSQVSGLVLLALLLPLLPNASPSRGDLLWGAAAGLTGGAGVALLYRALAIGRMAVVAPTTAVCAVAIPVLVSVLLGERPVPMAVAGIILGVVSIVLVSQQRTAETGTHGAGRAKRLPPGMAIALVSGVGIGLFFLSLAQSRSSAGMWPILVARALSSMFFGVAALTRRESLRMPPRVLVLVLVCGVIDMSANALYLLAARQGPLSVVVTLSSLYPASTVLLARVVLGERLNALQITGVAGALGAIVLIVSGGRS
- a CDS encoding quinone oxidoreductase — protein: MTAGAIPPPMRAIVVHALGDPGVLTLRSHPAPQPGPGEVLVRVRAVGVNFSDTERRRGIYDPPMLPWIPGNEAAGVVEGIGPGVDKTWLGRRVGFWAMRTSGTYAEYAVVAATALFSLLDGVPFEVGAALPVQGLTAYGLAHFSTELAPGQSALVHAAAGGVGALLVQLLRLRGVRVLGTASTPAKQALVRELGAVALPYGPGLPELVREANGGGGVDAVFDSVGRATRDDSLAVLALYGHLVFFGEASGSPAPIHPDELYGRNLRVSSFWLAADPPERWDAARRELQDRVLAKTLRVSVGETYPLEQASEAHRRLEQRQTTGKLLLHP
- a CDS encoding cupin domain-containing protein is translated as MRLLDFTTVAPREVAPGYLGRYLHSDHITQGRVDIAPGAVIPDHSHPHEQWTLLLSGSFELTVSGVKHVLRPGQLLYIAPHERHSARALTACAVIDVFHPPRDDYR
- a CDS encoding DUF4386 domain-containing protein, which codes for MGTATRTSRIIGTLILAQMAGSALVYGVLTAPLFGAPDFLATAAAHSQQIGLSVLLGLVTGALFVAIAITAFPIFCQYSQALAFWFMALAVVALAVTAVEHAGMMSMVSLSEAYARAGPAERDQLRALRVVVTSARNWTHYLGRIADGSALLVLYAVLYRFALVPRALAAFGLLAVMLQLTTLAGPLFGRPVVVPMLAPLGVSQLALALWLIIKGFRTA
- a CDS encoding DUF202 domain-containing protein, whose amino-acid sequence is MPEPSGDPRVFFAAERTMLAWLRTGIAVMGFGFVVARFGLFLRLLHEQAGRQIGHGVSPYLGAALVVLGVIATAGGALQYQRYVGSLPLGDRPPRSSPRFVLALSWALVIIGVVLAVILLV
- the cysK gene encoding cysteine synthase A, yielding MAKFANILETIGNTPVVKVGKLAPKGIDLFVKIEAVNPLGSVKDRLALGVIEDAERRGVLKPGQTVVEATSGNTGIGLAMVCAQKGYPLVVTMAESFSLERRKLMRFLGAKVVLTPPPAGGTGMVNKAVELAETNGWFLTRQFENEANADIHSRTTAREILTDFAGERLDYWVTGFGTGGTLKGVGRVLAKERPETRIVLAEPADAPLVSSGTRQERNPDGTPAARHPAWKPHPIQGWSPDFIPKLASDAVEAGLVHRTITVPAPEAIRWSKQLAAKEGIFVGISAGGTFAAAMEVAQAAAAGSTILCMLPDTGERYLTTPLFADVPVDMTADEVAILRSTPMFADQPAGTPAPAGR